From Fibrobacter sp. UWB16, the proteins below share one genomic window:
- a CDS encoding TraB/GumN family protein, protein MNETNSQSEEIKEPVSGGKSDVYRIHTKDNREIVLVGTAHISQVSKDLVHETIEAESPDTVCVELDDGRLKSIQDPDRWKNTDLRDVIKKKQLATLIANLVLGSYQKRMGAQTGVKPGSELKEAVDVANSKNIPLVLADRDIKITLRRTWACTPWYRKFSLLGGLFASIFDKTEISEEELQKIKEKDALNSMMQEFGKTFPEVKQVLIDERDQFLASKIKNAPGNKIVAVIGAGHLRGIASIIEEDKELPSEESISVIPKGASLWKIIGWTITFLIIASIALIGYVAGIEKAGQLSLQWAMLTGGGAMLGTIIAGGHPVTILVALIMAPFTGLTPLIGVGFFTALTQVYMRPPRVQEMETLTDDIWQVKRWWKNRVTRVILCFLCPGIPAIIGKILAIFKIYQAF, encoded by the coding sequence ATGAATGAAACCAATTCTCAGTCTGAAGAAATCAAGGAACCTGTGTCGGGAGGAAAGTCCGACGTCTACCGTATCCATACCAAGGACAACAGGGAAATTGTCCTCGTAGGTACCGCCCATATTTCGCAAGTTTCCAAGGACCTGGTCCATGAGACCATCGAAGCCGAATCTCCGGACACGGTCTGCGTAGAACTCGACGACGGGCGCCTCAAGTCCATCCAGGACCCCGACCGTTGGAAAAATACAGACCTGAGAGATGTCATCAAGAAAAAGCAACTGGCAACCCTCATCGCAAACCTCGTTCTGGGCTCGTATCAAAAACGTATGGGCGCACAGACAGGCGTCAAGCCCGGTTCCGAACTGAAGGAGGCGGTTGACGTTGCCAACAGCAAAAATATTCCACTGGTTCTCGCCGACCGAGACATCAAGATAACGCTCCGACGCACTTGGGCCTGCACCCCGTGGTACCGCAAGTTCAGCCTCCTCGGAGGGCTTTTTGCAAGCATCTTCGACAAGACTGAAATCAGCGAAGAAGAACTGCAAAAAATCAAGGAAAAGGACGCCCTCAATTCCATGATGCAGGAATTCGGAAAGACGTTCCCCGAAGTGAAGCAGGTGCTTATCGACGAACGCGACCAGTTCCTCGCAAGCAAGATCAAGAACGCTCCAGGCAACAAGATTGTCGCCGTCATTGGCGCAGGTCACCTACGCGGTATCGCAAGCATCATCGAAGAAGACAAGGAACTGCCAAGCGAAGAATCCATCTCTGTCATCCCGAAGGGTGCTTCGCTCTGGAAGATTATCGGCTGGACAATTACATTCCTGATTATTGCAAGCATCGCCCTCATCGGTTACGTTGCTGGAATTGAAAAGGCTGGGCAGTTGAGCCTCCAGTGGGCCATGCTTACCGGCGGTGGCGCCATGCTCGGAACAATCATCGCAGGCGGCCATCCGGTCACCATACTTGTAGCGCTGATCATGGCTCCGTTCACTGGGCTTACACCGCTTATCGGAGTCGGGTTCTTTACGGCACTCACGCAGGTCTATATGCGACCGCCTCGCGTGCAAGAAATGGAAACACTCACCGACGACATTTGGCAAGTCAAGCGCTGGTGGAAGAACCGCGTCACACGCGTTATCCTCTGCTTCTTGTGCCCAGGCATTCCGGCAATCATCGGAAAGATTCTCGCGATCTTCAAGATTTACCAGGCATTCTAG
- a CDS encoding tyrosine-type recombinase/integrase — protein MDCFVFYLAERPSFYQYLEGQNLAVNTMDSYCWTADFFKSHFGRFGRKSLADYKSFLLENYKPKTVNLRIQGINKYLDFAGKSKLRIKNVKVQQKSFLENVISDADYKFLKTSLLQDGQTKWYFVVWFLSATGARVGELVKLKVEHVECGYFDIYGKGGKLRRLYIPETLQKESLRWLESEGRSSGYLFLNRFGKEITPRGIASQLKAFAMKYGLDEAVVYPHSFRHRFAKNFLEKRNDIALLADLMGHEHIETTRIYLRQTASEQREVVNKVVTW, from the coding sequence ATGGATTGTTTCGTTTTCTACCTTGCAGAAAGACCTTCGTTTTACCAGTATCTGGAAGGGCAGAACCTTGCTGTCAATACGATGGATTCGTATTGCTGGACAGCGGACTTCTTCAAGTCGCATTTCGGACGGTTCGGTCGTAAGTCGCTGGCTGATTATAAGAGTTTTCTTTTAGAAAATTACAAACCCAAAACTGTTAATTTGCGAATTCAGGGCATCAACAAGTATTTGGATTTTGCAGGCAAATCGAAGTTACGGATCAAGAATGTCAAGGTTCAGCAAAAAAGTTTTCTGGAAAATGTCATTAGCGATGCCGATTACAAATTTTTGAAAACTAGTCTATTGCAAGATGGTCAGACTAAGTGGTATTTTGTCGTGTGGTTTCTATCGGCGACGGGAGCCCGTGTAGGGGAACTTGTGAAACTCAAGGTGGAACATGTGGAATGCGGATATTTCGACATCTACGGAAAGGGCGGAAAGTTGCGTCGGCTCTACATTCCTGAGACATTGCAAAAAGAATCTTTGCGCTGGTTGGAAAGTGAAGGCCGCTCCAGCGGATACCTGTTCTTGAATCGTTTTGGCAAGGAGATTACCCCGCGGGGGATTGCATCGCAACTGAAAGCGTTCGCAATGAAGTATGGCCTAGATGAAGCCGTCGTTTATCCCCATTCGTTCCGTCACCGGTTTGCCAAGAATTTCTTGGAAAAGCGAAACGACATCGCTTTGCTTGCTGACCTTATGGGGCACGAACATATCGAAACGACTCGTATTTATTTGCGCCAGACAGCAAGTGAACAACGTGAAGTTGTGAATAAGGTGGTGACGTGGTAA
- the cmk gene encoding (d)CMP kinase, whose amino-acid sequence MSNSENFVIALDGGSGTGKSTTAKIIAKKLGITYLDTGAMYRAVTLAALDAGLSAEEGKAMDELLSNLTLGFDSENHILINGVCRESEIRGMRVSSNVSIYCALPSVRAAMTKQQREIGKKQSCILDGRDIGTVVFPDAKYKFFMVTDVKVRAERRYKELLEKGEKVTLEEVLNNLVERDRLDSSRATAPLKKADDAIEIDTTHISIEQQVQKILDYVGVVA is encoded by the coding sequence ATGAGTAATTCGGAAAATTTTGTTATCGCCCTTGATGGGGGCTCTGGCACAGGCAAGAGTACTACCGCAAAGATTATTGCAAAAAAATTGGGCATTACCTACCTCGACACTGGTGCGATGTACCGCGCCGTGACGCTTGCCGCTCTCGATGCCGGTCTTTCCGCTGAAGAAGGCAAGGCTATGGACGAATTGCTCTCTAACCTCACACTCGGGTTCGACTCCGAAAACCACATCCTCATTAACGGTGTCTGCCGCGAATCTGAAATCCGTGGCATGCGCGTTTCGAGCAACGTGAGCATCTACTGTGCCCTCCCGTCGGTCCGCGCTGCCATGACCAAGCAGCAGCGCGAAATTGGCAAGAAGCAGAGTTGCATCCTGGATGGCCGCGATATCGGAACCGTCGTTTTCCCCGATGCGAAGTACAAGTTTTTCATGGTCACAGACGTGAAGGTCCGTGCCGAACGCCGCTACAAGGAACTCCTTGAAAAAGGCGAAAAAGTTACCCTCGAAGAAGTCCTCAACAACTTGGTCGAACGCGACCGCCTGGACTCCTCTCGTGCAACCGCCCCGTTGAAGAAGGCGGACGATGCTATTGAAATTGACACTACACACATCTCAATCGAACAACAGGTTCAAAAGATTCTCGACTACGTAGGTGTAGTGGCGTAG
- a CDS encoding ATP-binding protein — protein MSKQNVSTFTASKSAGKLYFSLISGVKMPQICSICEKSAYYMAESGVKSTLSAVQSGIFGEIRSIIGRHEEKKVLQRCVDSERAEFVAIYGRRRIGKTFLVKQFFESSFDFYTTGVYQVSRSEQLKNWQKQLLKYSKQRRNTPKDWFEAFDQLQEYLQSLKKERFVVFIDELPWLDTPKSNFLKALEMFWNSWGSDCNRLKLIVCGSATTWMINKLLGDKGGLHNRVTMPICLSPFTLHETSQYLTYMGFDWSDMEVIETYMVLGGVPYYLSLLSPSLSLRQNIDNLFFKRNAVLKTEYDFLFNSLYSEAQAYKKVVELLSSKMIGMTRSEMMSNLKLLDNGFFSIVLDNLEKCDFIRHYQSFGKRKNEALYQLTDMFTLFFVRFVKNYNGMDENAWSHLPDGKRNAWQGYAYEQVCIHHINQIKKALGISGIASDVCSWTKKGENGAQIDLVIDRSDRVIDLCEIKYCDRPFEIKKDYADWLKERRDIFRENVRTNKTLHLTMITPFGLAKGKYESCVQGCVTAADLFQ, from the coding sequence ATGAGCAAGCAGAATGTGTCGACTTTTACCGCATCAAAATCAGCCGGCAAACTCTATTTTTCCCTAATTTCTGGTGTCAAAATGCCGCAAATTTGCTCAATTTGCGAAAAAAGTGCTTATTACATGGCGGAAAGTGGGGTGAAAAGTACACTTTCCGCAGTGCAATCGGGCATTTTTGGCGAAATTCGCTCAATTATCGGACGTCATGAGGAGAAAAAAGTTCTCCAAAGGTGTGTGGATAGTGAAAGAGCTGAGTTTGTCGCGATATATGGTCGCAGGAGAATCGGCAAGACTTTTCTGGTAAAGCAGTTCTTTGAAAGCTCGTTTGATTTTTATACGACTGGAGTCTATCAGGTCTCTCGTTCTGAACAATTGAAAAATTGGCAAAAGCAATTACTGAAATACAGTAAACAGAGAAGGAACACGCCTAAAGATTGGTTTGAGGCTTTTGATCAGCTTCAAGAGTATCTGCAATCCTTAAAAAAGGAACGGTTTGTCGTTTTTATTGATGAATTGCCTTGGCTCGATACTCCCAAATCGAATTTCCTAAAGGCTCTTGAAATGTTTTGGAACAGCTGGGGTTCTGATTGCAATCGACTAAAGCTGATTGTTTGTGGCAGCGCCACAACCTGGATGATTAATAAACTGCTAGGTGATAAGGGCGGTTTGCACAATCGTGTGACAATGCCGATTTGCCTTTCTCCGTTCACCTTGCACGAAACAAGTCAATACTTGACTTATATGGGCTTTGACTGGTCCGATATGGAAGTTATCGAGACTTACATGGTATTGGGTGGAGTTCCTTATTATTTGTCTCTGTTGAGCCCCTCTTTAAGTTTGCGGCAAAATATAGACAACCTGTTTTTTAAGCGTAACGCGGTGTTAAAAACGGAATATGACTTCCTTTTTAACTCGCTTTATAGCGAGGCGCAAGCATACAAGAAAGTTGTGGAACTTTTATCGTCAAAAATGATTGGCATGACTCGTAGCGAGATGATGTCGAATCTTAAACTTTTGGACAATGGTTTTTTCTCGATAGTTCTTGATAACTTGGAAAAATGCGATTTTATTCGGCATTATCAATCTTTCGGAAAAAGAAAAAACGAAGCGTTATACCAGCTGACGGACATGTTCACACTGTTCTTTGTGCGGTTTGTCAAGAATTATAACGGCATGGATGAAAATGCCTGGAGTCATTTGCCCGATGGCAAACGCAATGCTTGGCAAGGTTACGCTTATGAACAGGTTTGCATACACCATATAAACCAAATAAAAAAAGCTTTGGGCATATCAGGGATTGCAAGTGATGTTTGCTCATGGACTAAAAAAGGAGAGAACGGCGCACAGATAGATTTGGTTATTGATCGGAGCGATAGGGTGATTGACTTATGCGAAATCAAGTATTGCGATCGACCGTTTGAAATCAAAAAAGATTATGCAGATTGGCTTAAAGAACGACGTGATATTTTTAGAGAGAATGTGCGAACGAACAAGACTTTGCACCTGACCATGATTACCCCCTTTGGATTGGCTAAAGGGAAATATGAATCCTGTGTTCAAGGATGTGTGACTGCAGCAGACCTTTTTCAATAA
- a CDS encoding restriction endonuclease subunit S, giving the protein MYQKKHNPHYEKIEDEPFEIPQNWVWCRLGNICDKLIDGDHNPPKGLNRTTEYIMLSSRNINDNDIVDLENVRYLSKDMFEEENLRTKLEKGDILFTSVGSLGRSCVFSGDGKYCFQRSVSVIHTNIYNKYLKYFFDSNYYQKYIVENATGTAQLGFYLEQMRKSFIAIPPLNEQSRIVAKIEELFSTLDQMERNLV; this is encoded by the coding sequence GTGTATCAAAAAAAACATAACCCCCATTATGAGAAGATAGAGGACGAACCTTTTGAAATACCCCAAAATTGGGTGTGGTGCAGGCTAGGGAATATTTGCGATAAGCTAATAGATGGAGACCATAATCCACCTAAAGGACTCAATCGCACAACAGAATACATTATGCTTTCTTCTCGAAACATCAACGACAATGATATCGTTGATCTTGAAAATGTACGTTATTTGTCGAAAGATATGTTTGAAGAAGAAAACCTTCGAACGAAATTAGAAAAAGGCGATATTCTTTTTACATCCGTTGGAAGTTTGGGGCGAAGTTGTGTTTTTTCGGGTGATGGCAAATATTGTTTTCAGAGAAGTGTATCCGTCATACATACCAATATTTATAATAAGTACTTGAAATATTTCTTCGATTCTAATTACTATCAAAAATACATAGTGGAGAATGCAACAGGAACAGCTCAATTGGGTTTCTATTTAGAGCAAATGAGAAAATCGTTTATTGCGATTCCTCCACTTAATGAGCAATCTCGGATTGTTGCAAAGATTGAAGAACTGTTTTCTACGCTAGACCAAATGGAGCGAAATCTCGTCTAA